Below is a genomic region from Spartinivicinus marinus.
GTGTTAACAGTTGAACAAATTAAGCCAGTTATTGCTGATTTACCTAAGCGCTTTGATAAAGGTGGCGATGTTTTTTACGATCAAATATCGGCCCTGCATAAAGCGGTCAGAGGTTCATCACCGGATGCCGCTTTGTATTGGTATGCCAGAATGTTAGATGGTGGGTGTGACCCGCTGTACATCGCCCGACGGGTAGTGCGAATGGCCAGTGAAGATATTGGTAATGCCGACCCAAGAGCGTTATCTGTTTGCTTGTCTGCTTGGGATGTGCAAGAACGCTTAGGCAGTCCTGAAGGCGAACTAGCCATTGCGCAAGCGATTACCTATTGTGCTTGTGCACCAAAAAGTAATGCCGCTTATGTTGCCTATAAAAAAGCTTGTGCAGCAGTTAAAGAATTACCTGACTACGAAGTGCCAATCCACTTACGTAATGCACCCACGAAACTACAGAAGTCGTTAGGCCATGGTGCAGAGTATCGTTATGCCCATGATGAGCCCAATGCCTATGTGGCAGGTGAGCAGTATTTTCCCCCGGAAATGGTCGGTACGCAGTTTTATCACCCCGTTGATCGTGGTCTAGAGCAAAAGATTAAACAAAAGCTGATGCAGCTGGCTGAATGGGATCAGCTTAGTGAGCAGCAACGTTATTCTGATTAGCAACTCCAATTAATAGTTTAATTACCATGCTACAACAGATGATCTCAGTTGCCTGTGGTGGTGCCTTAGGGGCCATTGCACGGTTTTTGGTTTATTGGGGCTATCAACAGCTCGGGGGAAAGTTTTTTCCGCTTCCTACTCTGGTAGTAAACGTGCTGGGCTCTTTTTTTATTGGCATCGCTTATTTTATTTTGGTAGAACGTTTACAATTGCAGCCAGCTTGGCGCAATGGCTTAATTGTTGGTTTTTTAGGCGCTTTTACGACATTTTCTACCTTTTCATTGGATGCGTTTCGAGTGATTCAAAATGGTGAGCCTTGGATTGCATTAAGCTATATGGTAGGAAGTGTCGTATTGTGTTTATTAGCCACTTGGTTAGGACTGGTTGCTGCACAAAGTTTACTTGATTAGCTGCTGTAGATGATGTTGCTGTAGATGACTTTGTTGTATGAGCAGTCCGGCAGATCATTACTGAATTATCAACAAAACCTGAATTTATAAATAAGGTAATTAACGCTCATGTTAGATCCAAAACTTGTTCGCACCCGTCCAGTAGAAGTGGCGGAGCAACTTAAACGCCGTGGCTTTCAACTCGACGTTAGTTTGGTTGAGTCGTTAGAAAGTCGCCGTAAAGAAATTCAAGTACGGACCCAGCAATTACAAAATGAGCGTAAAGTTGGATCGAAAAAATTTGGCCAGCTAAAAGCGAAAGGTGAAGATATCTCAGAATTAAAAGCTGAGATGGATCGTTTAGCTGAAGAAGTCAAAAAAGCAGAAGCAGAGCTAAATGAAGTTCAGGCTCAGTGGCAGGACTTGATGCTGGGTGTTCCTAACATCCCCCATGAGTCTGTGCCTGAAGGAGAAACCGAAGACGATAACGAAGAAATTCGTCGTTGGGGTGAGCCCAAACAGTTGAGTTTTGAACCGAAGGATCACGAAGCCCTTGCAGAAAAACAGGGGTGGATGGACTTTAATTCCGCAGCAAAACTAACCGGCTCTCGCTTTATTGTTTTACGCGGGCCTATTGCCAAACTACACCGCGCGCTGACCCAGTTCATGATGAATACTCATGCGAATGAGCATGACTATGAAGAAATTTATGTGCCGTATATTGTTAATGATGACACACTAAAAGGCACTGGACAGTTACCAA
It encodes:
- the crcB gene encoding fluoride efflux transporter CrcB — translated: MLQQMISVACGGALGAIARFLVYWGYQQLGGKFFPLPTLVVNVLGSFFIGIAYFILVERLQLQPAWRNGLIVGFLGAFTTFSTFSLDAFRVIQNGEPWIALSYMVGSVVLCLLATWLGLVAAQSLLD